The Sesamum indicum cultivar Zhongzhi No. 13 linkage group LG1, S_indicum_v1.0, whole genome shotgun sequence genome includes a window with the following:
- the LOC105162079 gene encoding reticulon-like protein B9, whose amino-acid sequence MPIYSSSESDDFPASPKRLFGSEKPLHALLGGGKAADILLWRNKNLSAAILIGSTIIWLLFEVLEYNFVTLLCHASMILMLALLIWSIGADMVDLNRLDPRTITIPESTFRWLFAKANRILLRFYDVSSGKDLKTFILAIAFLSILSGIGDYFSSLNLLYTSCICLMTIPALYERYQGQVDYLASRGNRDMKKLYKKIDSRILNKIPRGPVKEKKRF is encoded by the exons atgcCAATCTACTCCTCTTCCGAATCCGATGACTTTCCCGCATCTCCAAAAAGATTGTTTGGAAGTGAAAAGCCATTGCATGCACTTCTTGGAGGAGGGAAAG CTGCTGACATACTGTTGTGGAGGAACAAGAACTTGTCAGCGGCAATACTGATTGGATCCACCATCATATGGTTGCTATTTGAAGTCCTGGAATATAATTTCGTCACTCTTCTGTGCCATGCTTCCATGATTCTGATGCTGGCCCTGTTGATCTGGTCTATTGGGGCAGACATGGTTGACTT GAATCGTCTTGATCCTCGGACAATCACAATTCCAGAATCCACCTTCCGGTGGCTGTTTGCTAAAGCCAACAGGATATTGTTAAGATTTTACGATGTTTCGTCTGGGAAAGATTTGAAGACCTTTATCCTG GCGATCGCATTCCTCTCGATCCTGTCAGGAATTGGAGACTACTTCAGCTCCTTGAACCTGTTATACACTA GCTGTATCTGCTTGATGACTATACCGGCCTTGTATGAACGGTATCAGGGTCAGGTGGATTATCTTGCGAGCAGAGGAAACAGGGACATGAAGAAACTATACAAGAAAATTGACTCCAGGATCCTGAACAAGATTCCAAGAGGACCagttaaagaaaagaagagattCTGA
- the LOC105160581 gene encoding non-specific lipid-transfer protein 2-like encodes MDMNTKTTFLALCVVLVLILGEVEVTNAVTCNPLQLSPCASAITSSSKPSAACCAKIKEQRPCLCQYMKNPNLQKFIKSPGAKKVANSCGTPYPRC; translated from the coding sequence ATGGACATGAATACCAAAACAACATTTCTGGCACTCTGTGTAGTCCTTGTGCTTATTCTTGGTGAAGTTGAAGTGACAAATGCGGTGACTTGCAACCCACTGCAGCTGAGCCCATGTGCATCTGCAATCACATCATCGAGCAAGCCGAGTGCTGCGTGCTGCGCCAAGATTAAGGAACAGAGGCCATGCCTGTGCCAGTACATGAAGAACCCCAATCTTCAGAAGTTCATTAAGTCTCCTGGTGCCAAGAAAGTTGCCAATTCTTGCGGCACGCCATACCCCAGATGCTGA